GACGACGATGGTCGGCTCGGTCAGCGAGATCTCACCGCTGCGTACCGAGGAGAACCTCACCGAGATGAGCGTCGGCACCGACGACCTGTCCGGTGTGGAGGGCAAGTCCACCACCACCGTGGCTCTCGACTTCGGTCGCATCACCATCAACCCGTCACTGATCCTCTACCTGTTCGGCACCCCGGGCCAGGATCGGTTCTGGTTCATGTGGAAGGAGCTGGCCATGGGCGCCCTGGGCGCCGTGGTGCTCGCCGACACGCGACGGCTGGACACCTGCTTCCCGGCGGTGGACTTCTTCGAGCGCAACCGCATTCCCTTCATCATCGGCGTCAACTGCTTCGACGACGCCGACGTCTACACCGACGAGGAGGTTCGGGACGCGTTGGACCTCGATCCCGGCATCCCCGTCCAGCTGTGCGACGCCCGCGAGCGCGAATCCGGCAAGCAGGTGCTCACCACGCTCATGGAGCACGTCGTGGACACCGCCAGGCGGTCCATCGCCGTCCGCTGAGGCGGGGGCGCCTGCCGCCGCGGCATGCGGGCCGCCGATTCGATCCGCTGACGACGACCGTGCGGCTCCTCGATCTCGCGGCCCCGAACGGGGTCGAGGAGTCGGCCATCGGACACGGCACGCCTGGCCCGATGGGCCGCCGATCAGCGCCGACGGGGTCGCCGCCTGCGCGAAGCCGGGGTGACGCAGTGCCGTCGACCACACTCGCCACCACGCCGGCGACCGAGGAGCGTCCGACCGAGACGGCGTCGGGAGCAGGCCGCGGCGAGGAATGTGACGAGTTGGCCGCCGGGGCCGTCGTCAGCGGGTCGAATCGGTCGGCGACGTGGCCCGCGGCGGCGCTCGACGCTGTGACTCACCGACATCGTCGGCGCGACAGGGGTCCAGCCGCGCCGCGACGCCGGTGGTCTGACAGGCACAGAGGACGAACCGGAGCGCGTCCGACCGCCCCGGGCCGAGCACGGCGGCCGTCCCAGGGCCCGGCGCTCTCGGGCGGCCGACCACGGCGAGCGGCGTCGGCGTGAACACGCCGGCGGCCTCGATCGCGTGCCGTCGGGGGGGATCAGGCGTCGGTTCCGTACTCGGCCACCAGCTCGGCCTCCCGTTCCGGGCTGAGGCCGAGGAGGAGCGGCACCTCGGCGTTCCGCCCCCGAAGCCAGGTCAGCGTGTCCCGGGCCGTCTCGCCGATCGGGCGGTGTCGCAGCCCTGCCTCGGCCGCCGCCGAGGAGTCGATCCCGAAGAAGCCGCGCATGGTCGCCTCGGCGGGCGGCAGCCACAGCGGCAGGTCGAACCAGGGGCGCACCTCCTCGGCGGCCAGCTGCTCCTCGGTCAACTGGACGGGCCGTAGCGGAGTGTCGACCGCCTCCGCGACGGCGTCGAGGAGGTCGGCGAACCGCACGGGTGCCGCGGCGGCGTTGAAGACGCCACGCACCCGGGTGGCGCCGAGCACGACCAGCCATCGGGCGAGGTCACGGGCGTCGATGTACTGGACGGGCGTGTCCAGGACCGGCGGCACGAGGTGCGGTCCGGGCGTGCTCAGTCGCGACACCCAGTACGTGAACCGGTCGCTGGGATCGTGCGGGCCGGCGATGATCGCCGGACGGACGATCGTGTGGCTCTCGAACAGCGCGGCGACTCGCCGCTCACACAGTGCTTTGAGCGCCCCGTAGGAGTCGCCGTCGACTTCGGCGGGAACCGGCCCCTCGATCGTCGCGAGCGGGGCGTCCTCGGTGATGCCCGGCTCGGGGAAGCCGTCGTAGACCGAGATCGTGGAGATGAAGACGTAGTGGCCGCAGTGGCCCGCGAGGTGCTCGGCGCTGCGGGTGATCTGCTCGGGGTGCGACGCCGTCAGGTCGTAGACCACGTCCCACTCGTGCCCCGCGAGCGCGGTGACGTCGGAGTCCCGGTCACCACGCAGTCGGGCCGATGACGCGAACAGATCCGGATTGGTGACGCCGCGATTGAACAGCGTCACCTCCCAGCCGTCGTCGATCAGTTCCGTCACCAGGTGAATTCCCAGGAATTCCGTTCCGCCCAGGACCAAAGCCTTCGATCGCCCGCCCATAAGACGATCGTGGCGGCTCCCCTCCTCATCCGCACGAGCACCGCAGACAGTGAGACGCTGGTCACCATCCCGTCGTGACGATGGCCCGTCGGCGCGGTCCGCGGTGGAGGGAGCGGGCGGCGACCACGCCGACAGGTCCGCGCACCCGTCACCAGATCGTCCGGCAGGAGACGTCATCCACGATGCCGTCCCCGTCGAGATCACGACAGACCACCGCGCCCCGCTCGAGACTGTGGGTCGGACCGCTGGTCATCGCGACGAGTCCGATGATCAACGTCCAGATCGTGAGCAGCACGACGAGGAACCGGTGCACGCACCACCATCGTCGGCACGGGTCCCGGTGCGGACAATACGGATGTCCGTTGACGTCGTGAGCCATGAGATCGCTGCTTCGCGGAATCGACGGATCATGGCGGCCCGACGCGGGCGGGTGATTCTCGCGGCGCGACGCTGCGCACCACCACCGGGTCACCTGGGAATCGCGTCAACACTAGCAGCAGGAGACCGAGCCGGACGGTCTCCGCGTCAGCACGTGACAGAACAGCTCGATCGGGGGAACCGGTCCGGCGGGCCGTCCCCGCCCGACGTCATGCCCGTCTACAAAGGACTGCAGCCGGCGGCCCGTCGCCGGGCGGCTCGTGGATCGTCGCAGGTCACCAGGTCCGACCGGGCGGCAGGCATGACGCCGTGGCCACGGCTGTCGACGGCCCGCCGCCACGGCGCCTCGACGACGCGCGTCGGCCGGGATCCGCGCGACGACGTCGTCGAGTCCACATCGGATCGACAGGCGGGAGCGATCGCGACGCGGAATCGTCGACGGCACGAAATTCACCGCACCGGCACGATCTCCACGGTTTCCGCCGCCGACGACGGGAATCGATCACGCGAGTCGGGTCGGATTCCCCGCCGTGCGCCCGGTCGCCCGTCATACGCCCGACCGCGATCGTCGTTCGCGTCGGAACCGCGTGCCCACGGCCCGAGATCGTGTGTGCCCCACGGCGGCGGACCGGCCGCCGCCGAACAGGTGGAGACGTCGTCGAGCGTCGTCCGACGGCCGCTCCCGAAGCAGCGGCCGGGCCTTGGGCCTGCGAGCACCGTCGCGGCCGCGTACCGAGCTCGCGATGCGTCCCCGCGGCCGCCGGGCCGACCGCCCGGCTGCGCGGTCGGCCGTCGCAGGCGGCACCAGATCACCAGGTGACGGGGAGGGCGGTGAGGCCGCCCGCGAGGATGTCGCGATCGATGCGCAGCTCTTCGACGGGAACGGCCAGCCGCAGCGTGGGGAACCGCGGGATCAGCAGGCCGAGGACGGCCTGTAGTTCGAGGCGTGCCAGCGCCGTGCCGATGCAGTAGTGGATGCCGTGCCCGAAGGCGAGGTGGGAGGCGGCCTGGCGAGTGACGTCCAGCCGGTCGGGGTCGACGAAGACCGTGTCGTCATGGTTGGCGGCGCCGGTGTCGAGCAGGACGAGTTCCCCGGCTCGGATCGTGATGTCCGCGATGTCGACGTCGGTGTGGGCGTAGCGGGCGATTCCGTCGCCGCCCTTGTCCATTCCCCGCAGGATCTCCTCCACCGCCGCCGGGATGAGGGCGGGTTCGGCCAGCAGCAGTCCCCATTGCGCGGGGTGGGACAGCAGGGTGAGGACGCCGAGGCCGATGGCCATCACGGTGGCCTCGCCGCCGAACAGCAGGGTCATGGACAACACCGCGACGGCCTCGTCGTCGAGTTCGACGCCGTCGACCGGCTCGGCGGCGCAGAGTCGGGAGATGACGTCGTCGGCAGGCTCACGACGCTTGCGGGCGACCAGCTCCCGGCCGTAGTCGACGAGCCGTGCGAAGCCCTGCTCGGAGTGGTCGCGGTCCTTCACATAGCCGGCGGCGTGAGTCCAGGCCTGGAACCGTTCGCGGTCGGCGACCGGCACGCCGAGCACCTCGGCGATCACTCTGCCGGGCAGCGGCTGCGCCAAGGCCGTGTTGAGGTCCGCCGGTCGCCGCCGTGTGGCCAGCTCATCGAGCAGTTCGGCGGCGATCTCCTCCACTCGCGGCCGCCAGGACCGGACGCGACCGGGTGCCAGCTGTGGGCGCAGCAGCGTGCGCATCCGGAGATGGTCGGCCTTCTCGGTCTCGTGGCTGCCGCGAAGCCTGCCCAGCATGGCGGCCTCACCGGTGCGCGCGGCGTTGTCCGGGTCCGGATGCGACCTGCCCAGGCGGGGATCCTCCAGCAGCTGCCGTACCTCCCGATAGCCGGTGACCCGCCACGCGGCGCTCCCCGAGGCGGTGCGCACCCGGTGGACGGGGCTCAGGCGTTGCAGCTGCCGGAGTATCGGGTCCACGTGGAGCGGCCGAGCGTCTTCGATGGACAACTGGACAGGGGCCGTCACGGAAGCTCCTTCATACACGCGGGTCTCAGGCGAGAAGATGTCACTATCCGAACAGGAAGCTACACGAACGGTAATCATTTCCACGAGGGAATTCACCCGTCCGGTCAGAATCGGCGCACACCTGACCTGCGGGGGCCGAAGGCGTGGCGCGCGGCGAGACGCCGCCGCGCGCCGAGGGCCGTCCGCGGTGACACGGCGAGGCGGAATCACGGCGTCGTCGCATCCGTCCAGGTCCGTCACGGCGGTGGCGCGGACTCGGACTCCCCGGAGCATGTGGTCGGCCTCCTGGACCGGGTGAGTCTCACCGTCACCGTACTCGGCAGTGCAGCCTCCGTGGCAAACCACCGACGAAAGGCCCGGAAGAAGACCGATGGCGCGACGAAGGCAACGACAGTCGCCACCACAGTCGTCGGCTCTCCTCAGAGTCGGCCCTCGAACTCTCGAATCCACACGACCCTGCGGAGAGCCTTACGCTCGCAATCGCCTTCGCATCGAACCTGTGGGCGCGCAATAGCGGAGCAGGATCATGCCGTCTCGGGCGACGCGGCAAGGCGGTCGCGAATCGAACCCGAACCGTAATCCTCTGCAACAGAGGAGTCGTCTTCGGCAGGGCTGGCGACAAGGGTGGACGTACTACCCGACGGCTCGCCGATCAGCCCTGACAAGATGGCCACACCATAATCGGCCTGCTGGAACTCGGGTCCGAAACCAGCGTCCGGGACACGTGGAACAGGACTCAGATCTCCGATGCTCTCAGTCATACTCTCGCGCGCAGGTTCCAGCACCTCATCCAAGGACGTCCGGATCAAGTCGGCATCGCTGAAGAATGAATCGATTATCTTATCGGGATCACCGCCAGACACCGACCCCAAAGCGCTGCTGAGCTCCCCCGTGAGAGCCACGCCGACGGCAGAGGCAGCCACACCGGCGATAGTGAAGTTCTTGGGAGCCATCAGGATCGCGGTCAGGGCACCCCCGATACCATTACCAGCGATCCGACCGGCATAGTTCACATCGGTCTGCGACCGCGTCTCTCGATATTCTTCCGCAGCTTCATAAAACGACTCCGCCAGAAGAGACAGATCCTCCCGAGCGACGTGAATGGCGTCCTGTACGGCTACGATTCCAGACATGATGTGCCCAATGCCGATCAGGCCCTGCTCATAGCTCTTCTGCAACTTGTCGATATGCCTACGGGCAGCAATACCCGCCACACCTCGCCAATCCTCGGAAATTCTCAAGGCTTCCCGGAATTCGATCTCCGCATCCTCGTAATCCCGGTAGACACCGAGCAGATGACTGCGAAATTCTCCCATTCCATCGACATCGGGACCCGAAAAAGCCCGGAATATCCGCAGTGCCTTCAGTCCATCATCTCGCACTTGCGCATCGATGCCGGCAGCCAGCTCTCCCTCCAGGTGCTCGAATCTTCCTACCCGGTGAAGCAGATCGATAGCATTGAGAGCCGCATTCGCCGGCCCGCGCAGTTCGCGACGAATTCCGTCGAAGTCCCCATCGGTGAAGATTCCTTCGGTCACACTCTCCCCCTGGATAACAGCCAGATCAGACAGTACCTGCCGCCCCAGCCTCGTCGACTCGTTCGTAGGTGTTGGCGACCGCATTCAGGGCCGCAGCCGTCTCCTCCGCACACTCCACCAGCTCGTGCAAATACCCTCGAACATCAGCGACGCACCGCTGATAAGCCCAGGCGAACGAATCATATCCAAGCGAACTTCCGAATACATGACCGGCGTCGCTAGCACCATAACCGTCCCCCAGCCCGAGATCGTCCAATCCAGGAAGGGGCACCCCGGCAGAGACGTCGACCTCCCCGACCTCCTTGGCCGCCGCCGACGACTTTTCCGCGAATTCTTCGATACACCTACCCGCGTAAGCCACGTCTTCGGGGACCACGTCAAATCCCGACATCGAACCCTTCCTTTTCTCCTTTACATCCTGGCCACGAGACCACTGTACGACGATCAGACGGCCGCAGGCGGGGAGATTCGTCGACCACGGCAGGTCACCTCTAGAGTTCATCCACATGCCCGTTCGACACAGGGCCGTTCAGCGGGTTCGATTAACCTTGACAGGCTAATCTGCAATCCACCTGCATAAGCGGGTACATGCCAGGGGGTGCGTACTGGCGGCTGAGAACGATCGGGCGCCACGTGACCGCCTTACGGAGTTGTCCACCGAGTCGGTCATCGTGGAGACGCGGGCGGTCGACACCGGTGAGGGCCGAATCGTGCGGCGTCGGCGGGCAGACTCGCATAGGCGACGTCGAAGATCGTCTGCACCGACACCGACTCCACCGACAGCCGACTCAGTCTGCTGTCGTGCGCGTCGAGTTCGTCGACCACGCGGCTGACCGGGAGCCGGGGGCGGGCGGCCAACCGCGCACCGGCCACCGACAACGCCACGGGCAGGCCCCCGCACTGCCGGGCGAGCTTCGCCGTGGCCTCTCGTTCCGCCGAAGCGCGTTCCTCGCCGACGAAGCGTGTCAGCAGCTCCACGGCGCCGGTGTCGTCCAACGGCGACAGATCGACGAAACGAGCACCGTCCATGCCGAGCCCGATGAGCCGCACCCTGCTCGTCACCACCACCACGGACCGGTCGGAGGACGGCAGCAGCGGTCGGACCTGGGCCGCGGTGGCGGCGTCGTCCAGCAGCACGGCGACGGCCTTGTCGGCGCTCATCGTGCGGAACAGGCTCGCACGCTCCGACAGATCGTCCGGAATCCGTTCGTCGGCGACGCCCAGCGCCCGGAGGAAGCCCGCGAGCACTCGGGCCGGTGGGACCGGCTCGCCGCCGCCGGACCCGCCGAGGTCGGCGTAGAGCTGCCCGTCCGGTGTCTCG
This genomic stretch from Actinoalloteichus hoggarensis harbors:
- a CDS encoding NAD-dependent epimerase/dehydratase family protein, which produces MTSPAGRSGDGCADLSAWSPPAPSTADRADGPSSRRDGDQRLTVCGARADEEGSRHDRLMGGRSKALVLGGTEFLGIHLVTELIDDGWEVTLFNRGVTNPDLFASSARLRGDRDSDVTALAGHEWDVVYDLTASHPEQITRSAEHLAGHCGHYVFISTISVYDGFPEPGITEDAPLATIEGPVPAEVDGDSYGALKALCERRVAALFESHTIVRPAIIAGPHDPSDRFTYWVSRLSTPGPHLVPPVLDTPVQYIDARDLARWLVVLGATRVRGVFNAAAAPVRFADLLDAVAEAVDTPLRPVQLTEEQLAAEEVRPWFDLPLWLPPAEATMRGFFGIDSSAAAEAGLRHRPIGETARDTLTWLRGRNAEVPLLLGLSPEREAELVAEYGTDA
- a CDS encoding NB-ARC domain-containing protein yields the protein MEEDSEQQSIGVVNALAGTVFGSAVQAGPIHGGFHLHTAERPDQITIPRQMPFGSSRFTGRVEELRLLDGMRSDSAGRFMTVVSGLGGVGKTTLAAHWLRQLADETPDGQLYADLGGSGGGEPVPPARVLAGFLRALGVADERIPDDLSERASLFRTMSADKAVAVLLDDAATAAQVRPLLPSSDRSVVVVTSRVRLIGLGMDGARFVDLSPLDDTGAVELLTRFVGEERASAEREATAKLARQCGGLPVALSVAGARLAARPRLPVSRVVDELDAHDSRLSRLSVESVSVQTIFDVAYASLPADAARFGPHRCRPPASPR
- a CDS encoding cytochrome P450; protein product: MTAPVQLSIEDARPLHVDPILRQLQRLSPVHRVRTASGSAAWRVTGYREVRQLLEDPRLGRSHPDPDNAARTGEAAMLGRLRGSHETEKADHLRMRTLLRPQLAPGRVRSWRPRVEEIAAELLDELATRRRPADLNTALAQPLPGRVIAEVLGVPVADRERFQAWTHAAGYVKDRDHSEQGFARLVDYGRELVARKRREPADDVISRLCAAEPVDGVELDDEAVAVLSMTLLFGGEATVMAIGLGVLTLLSHPAQWGLLLAEPALIPAAVEEILRGMDKGGDGIARYAHTDVDIADITIRAGELVLLDTGAANHDDTVFVDPDRLDVTRQAASHLAFGHGIHYCIGTALARLELQAVLGLLIPRFPTLRLAVPVEELRIDRDILAGGLTALPVTW
- a CDS encoding GTP-binding protein, which produces MASVTSDRPPSSTIGVTSAKLLIAGGFGVGKTTMVGSVSEISPLRTEENLTEMSVGTDDLSGVEGKSTTTVALDFGRITINPSLILYLFGTPGQDRFWFMWKELAMGALGAVVLADTRRLDTCFPAVDFFERNRIPFIIGVNCFDDADVYTDEEVRDALDLDPGIPVQLCDARERESGKQVLTTLMEHVVDTARRSIAVR